In Mycoplasmopsis maculosa, one genomic interval encodes:
- a CDS encoding 16S rRNA (uracil(1498)-N(3))-methyltransferase translates to MHRFFVKEKKDNYFILDESILKHIKIARLENDFFYCNYESEFYKCKLENKKALIIEKENINHEFNNEVILAAPIIKIKRYEWILQKATELGVTKIIPLNSKYVDQSLIKYDIKNKDSRFKEIIKNAAEQSFRNIIPEYTDVKDFKNVILENKNKKIYVAYELKNNEKAVNNLETNSLIIVGPEGGFTQEEIDFAIENNCEIVSLGKTILRAETACLYMLSNIKEK, encoded by the coding sequence ATGCATAGATTTTTTGTAAAAGAAAAAAAAGATAATTATTTCATTTTAGATGAAAGTATTTTAAAACATATAAAAATAGCACGATTAGAAAATGATTTTTTTTATTGTAATTATGAAAGTGAATTTTATAAATGTAAGCTAGAAAATAAAAAAGCTTTAATAATTGAAAAAGAAAATATAAATCATGAATTTAATAATGAAGTTATTCTCGCTGCACCTATAATAAAAATAAAAAGGTATGAGTGGATTCTTCAAAAAGCAACAGAACTTGGTGTTACAAAAATTATTCCGCTTAATTCTAAATATGTTGATCAATCATTAATAAAGTATGATATAAAAAACAAAGATTCAAGATTTAAGGAAATAATTAAAAACGCAGCAGAACAAAGTTTTAGAAATATAATTCCTGAATATACAGATGTAAAAGACTTTAAAAACGTAATCCTTGAAAATAAAAATAAAAAAATTTATGTGGCTTATGAATTAAAAAATAATGAAAAAGCAGTTAATAATTTAGAAACTAATTCCTTAATTATAGTAGGACCAGAAGGTGGTTTTACACAAGAAGAAATTGATTTTGCAATAGAAAATAATTGTGAAATAGTTTCATTGGGAAAAACTATATTAAGAGCAGAAACAGCTTGTTTATACATGCTCTCTAATATAAAAGAAAAATAA
- a CDS encoding M13-type metalloendopeptidase, translated as MSDKISIKDDFYRYTNDQWFKENKIPSDKASYGAFTEIADKNEKKLIKETKNLIEEISKKRKNEDDIITNYAKFADMVYNFDERNKLGVEPIVPFLKRILEIKNTKQFEEKYAYFSLRGYPLPFDFSVMSDFKNTDDQILYLSPTDLILPDKSYYEENHPKKEILLNAFKNMSRKLLKFYYDDENKNEEIINKALAFDSLLVEFVPSSVENADYVKMYNIFKIDELEKQSNNFNFKQAIESLIKEPVDKINITYPRYFKNIDKIFNEENLENIKAWMLLLSIIRYSKYLDENSRLISTEFQRAISGQDKPTKKEKAAFYLAFNQFGIPFGTYFAKKYFGDKAKKDVEDMIKNMISVYKENILNNDWLSKKTKEKAIIKLEALGVFVAYPEIMQPYFENFKIKTYKEDENVFSNLINMNIIRAKYELGKFGKIINRDYWSMSPMEVNAYFNPFMNHIVFPAAILDKPYYSIKQTKAENYGAIGAVIAHEISHAFDNNGANFDEKGNLNSWWTKDDFKTFNKKSEEMIKLFDGVQSHYGKCNGKLTVSENIADSGGLKCALDAFLKTGETNVEDFFSSWARGWRKLSKPEYAQMLLAVDVHAPADLRANLQLANLDLFQETYDLKKGDGMFLHKNKRVKIW; from the coding sequence ATGAGTGATAAAATTAGTATTAAAGATGATTTCTATCGTTATACAAACGATCAATGATTTAAAGAAAATAAAATACCATCAGATAAAGCGTCATATGGTGCTTTTACTGAAATAGCAGATAAAAATGAAAAGAAATTAATAAAAGAAACAAAAAACCTAATTGAAGAAATAAGCAAAAAAAGAAAAAACGAAGATGATATTATAACTAATTATGCAAAATTTGCAGATATGGTTTATAACTTTGATGAAAGAAATAAATTAGGAGTCGAACCTATTGTTCCTTTTCTAAAAAGAATACTTGAAATAAAAAATACTAAACAATTTGAAGAAAAATATGCATATTTTTCATTAAGAGGATATCCACTTCCATTTGATTTTAGTGTTATGTCGGATTTTAAAAATACTGATGATCAAATACTTTATTTAAGTCCAACTGATTTAATTCTTCCTGATAAATCTTATTATGAAGAAAATCATCCAAAAAAAGAAATTTTACTTAATGCCTTTAAAAATATGTCTAGAAAACTTTTAAAATTTTATTATGATGACGAAAATAAAAATGAAGAAATAATAAATAAGGCGCTTGCATTTGATTCATTATTAGTAGAATTTGTTCCTTCAAGTGTTGAAAATGCTGATTATGTAAAAATGTACAATATCTTTAAAATAGATGAATTAGAAAAACAAAGTAATAATTTTAATTTTAAACAAGCTATTGAATCTTTAATTAAAGAACCAGTAGATAAAATTAATATTACATACCCAAGATATTTTAAAAATATAGATAAGATTTTTAATGAAGAAAATTTAGAAAATATAAAAGCTTGAATGTTATTATTATCAATAATTAGATATTCTAAATATTTAGATGAAAACTCTAGATTAATTTCAACAGAATTTCAAAGAGCAATAAGCGGACAGGACAAGCCAACTAAAAAAGAAAAAGCAGCATTCTATTTGGCTTTTAATCAATTTGGAATACCTTTCGGAACTTATTTTGCAAAAAAATATTTTGGCGATAAGGCAAAAAAAGATGTTGAAGATATGATAAAAAATATGATTTCTGTTTATAAAGAAAATATTTTAAATAATGATTGATTAAGTAAAAAGACAAAAGAAAAAGCAATTATCAAGCTAGAAGCATTAGGTGTTTTTGTAGCATATCCTGAGATAATGCAACCTTATTTTGAAAACTTTAAAATAAAAACATACAAAGAAGATGAAAATGTTTTTTCAAACTTAATTAATATGAATATTATAAGAGCTAAATATGAATTAGGTAAATTTGGAAAAATAATAAATCGTGATTATTGATCAATGTCACCAATGGAAGTTAATGCATATTTTAACCCTTTTATGAACCATATTGTCTTTCCAGCAGCTATTTTGGATAAACCTTATTATTCTATAAAACAAACTAAAGCTGAAAATTATGGTGCAATAGGAGCTGTAATAGCTCATGAAATAAGTCATGCTTTTGATAATAACGGCGCTAACTTTGATGAAAAAGGAAATCTAAATTCTTGATGAACAAAGGATGACTTTAAGACATTTAATAAAAAAAGTGAAGAAATGATTAAATTATTTGATGGAGTACAATCACATTATGGTAAATGTAATGGAAAATTAACTGTATCAGAAAACATAGCTGATTCAGGCGGTTTAAAATGTGCACTTGATGCATTCTTAAAAACGGGAGAAACAAATGTTGAAGACTTCTTCAGCTCATGAGCTAGAGGATGAAGAAAATTAAGTAAACCTGAATATGCACAAATGCTATTAGCTGTTGACGTACATGCTCCCGCTGATTTAAGAGCAAATTTACAATTAGCTAATTTAGATTTATTCCAAGAAACATATGACCTTAAAAAAGGCGATGGCATGTTTTTACACAAAAATAAAAGAGTTAAAATTTGATAA
- the ssb gene encoding single-stranded DNA-binding protein, whose protein sequence is MNYNKTFLIGRIAREINFFQNSSGISTARSVIAVNRNIASDRQMTDFIPIVAFEKQAFLLKNYAFKGTLLAIEGSNIVNSTKQNDKTIINMEVKVDNIEFLESKNKQNQKNNNIENDYKKEFLEKEFDNKNSINEPTFSGLDKPDSNYKKIYSFQFDEDE, encoded by the coding sequence ATGAATTACAATAAAACATTTTTAATAGGAAGAATAGCAAGAGAAATAAATTTTTTTCAAAATTCAAGCGGTATAAGCACTGCTAGGTCAGTTATAGCTGTTAATAGAAATATAGCTAGTGATAGACAAATGACTGATTTTATTCCTATTGTAGCATTTGAAAAACAAGCTTTTTTATTAAAAAATTATGCATTCAAAGGCACGCTGTTGGCAATAGAAGGTTCAAATATTGTAAATTCAACAAAACAAAATGATAAAACTATTATTAACATGGAAGTTAAAGTAGATAATATAGAATTTTTAGAATCAAAAAATAAACAAAACCAAAAAAACAATAATATTGAAAATGACTATAAAAAAGAATTTTTAGAAAAAGAATTTGATAACAAAAATTCTATAAATGAGCCAACATTTTCAGGTTTAGATAAACCTGATAGCAATTATAAAAAAATATATAGTTTTCAATTTGACGAAGACGAATAA
- the upp gene encoding uracil phosphoribosyltransferase → MLKVIDHPLIKIKLTNMRDKKTDHSYFRKNLNEIASLMVYEILRDYETKLKKITTPLNIEFNGFNYNKEIVFVPILRAGLGMVEGLLELIPEARVGHIGMYRDEKTHLPSEYFYKIPAVSKDSLIFVVDPMLATGNSAIDSIKRLQKDGFTNINLVCLVGCPEGVENVLTTFGEKFNIFLASLDEKLDENKYIQPGLGDAGDRIFGTK, encoded by the coding sequence ATGCTAAAAGTTATTGATCATCCGTTGATTAAAATTAAACTTACAAATATGAGAGATAAAAAAACAGATCACTCATATTTTAGAAAAAATCTTAATGAAATAGCTTCTTTAATGGTTTATGAAATATTAAGAGATTATGAAACAAAATTAAAAAAAATAACAACTCCTTTAAATATAGAATTTAACGGTTTTAATTATAATAAAGAAATTGTTTTTGTACCTATCTTAAGAGCTGGTTTAGGGATGGTAGAGGGTTTACTTGAACTAATTCCCGAAGCTAGAGTTGGACATATTGGAATGTATAGAGATGAAAAAACTCACTTACCAAGTGAATATTTTTATAAAATTCCAGCAGTTTCAAAAGATAGTCTAATTTTTGTTGTTGATCCTATGTTAGCAACAGGGAATAGCGCAATAGATAGTATAAAAAGACTTCAAAAAGACGGTTTTACTAATATAAATTTAGTATGCTTAGTTGGTTGTCCAGAAGGCGTTGAAAATGTGTTGACAACTTTTGGTGAAAAATTTAATATATTTTTAGCTAGTTTAGATGAGAAACTAGATGAAAATAAATATATACAGCCTGGTCTTGGCGATGCAGGGGATAGAATTTTTGGTACTAAATAA
- a CDS encoding MPN527 family putative ECF transporter permease subunit: MKINIYSLVLAMQGIEFLVLNKRKSKNFESIYYNKRISVKIVYSGFLLSLAIILNLFSQRFLTFPLVSFLKFDLTIIIFMIAFIKLNLKWTTLLIFLLAIIAPSYSNQGYEIISLFGQFIQSITHFIFVLFFALYINIFNKKCFKLAYLILIKFLTIFSTTFSLIILNMFIFTPIYLTLFKINGNEFVYINYLNNYENWNKIKGLFLGINNYFLAVFVIYLLFNTINLTINSLLVFRIIQINARTNFINKITN, from the coding sequence ATGAAAATAAATATATACAGCCTGGTCTTGGCGATGCAGGGGATAGAATTTTTGGTACTAAATAAAAGAAAATCTAAAAATTTTGAATCAATTTATTACAACAAAAGAATAAGTGTTAAGATAGTTTATTCGGGATTTTTACTTTCTTTGGCTATAATTTTAAATTTATTTAGTCAAAGATTTTTAACATTTCCACTTGTTTCTTTTTTAAAGTTTGATTTAACAATAATTATTTTTATGATAGCTTTTATTAAATTAAACCTTAAATGAACAACTCTATTAATTTTTCTATTAGCCATAATAGCTCCAAGTTATAGTAATCAAGGATATGAAATTATTAGCCTATTCGGTCAATTTATACAATCTATAACTCATTTTATTTTTGTTTTATTTTTCGCTTTATATATTAATATTTTTAATAAAAAATGTTTTAAACTAGCTTATTTAATATTAATTAAATTCTTAACTATTTTTAGTACAACATTTTCATTAATAATTTTAAATATGTTTATATTTACACCTATATATTTAACGTTATTTAAAATAAACGGTAACGAGTTTGTTTATATAAACTATCTCAATAACTACGAAAACTGAAATAAAATAAAGGGATTATTTTTAGGGATTAATAACTACTTTTTAGCAGTTTTCGTTATATATTTGCTTTTTAACACAATTAATTTAACAATTAATTCCTTGCTAGTTTTTAGAATTATTCAAATAAATGCTAGAACTAACTTTATTAATAAAATTACAAATTAA
- a CDS encoding class I tRNA ligase family protein, translating to MSKYNPIEIEQKWQKYWEENEYFEPSSDFSLPKKYILSMFPYPSGNIHMGHARNYTIGDTLARFYRRKGFNVLHPFGWDAFGLPAENAAIKNNIHPKDWTYKNIESMNANLKTLGLSFAWNYELYTCEEDYTRWEQLIFIKMWEKGLIYRKKSPLNWCEKDQTVLANEQVINGLCWRCDEKVVQKDMDQYYLKITEYAKELQNDLETLKDHWPDKVLMMQKNWINYQEGYKAEFLVKDFNNKIDIFVANKNELEKIDFIAINANHILIDELISNKILNKIDIEQIENIKMNANMKNFADKLSFKLPIKIYLKDNKNILFDVYITDFASLGSKNNSIIINTNKLQSYEKFAEYNNIEINNKQLELNLNSLEKDEKINLQDWGISRQRYWGTPIPMIHCDKCGIVPEKENRLPVLLPRKVEFTGNGNPLNTNKEWAVVNCPSCNNKAKRETDTFDTFFESSWYFLRYTTPPELRDKVVLDEKSIKYWQNVDEYIGGIEHAILHLLYARFFTKVMADLGYINFREPFKNLLTQGMVLKDGSKMSKSKGNVVTPSEIIEKFGADTTRLFILFAAPPTKELEWSNEGVEGAYRFIKRYYEKAQSVNYEPFSDINSIKLTKIEKEARMKLYQALIKQDSIYNDRRNEYAFNTLIALMMEILNIYEKINNNKLLNEFYYVSLNILEPFIPHLAWELSEKMFNLENLKDFNIDKKALENDEVTYGITINGKARAQITVHIDNNNKEFVLNLAKEEVSKWLTNQEIIKEIFVPNKLINIVVKEK from the coding sequence ATGTCAAAATACAATCCAATAGAAATTGAACAAAAATGACAAAAATATTGAGAAGAAAATGAATACTTTGAACCTTCTTCTGATTTTTCATTGCCTAAAAAATATATATTAAGTATGTTTCCTTATCCAAGTGGAAATATACACATGGGTCATGCTAGAAATTATACAATTGGAGATACATTAGCTAGATTTTATAGAAGAAAAGGTTTTAATGTTTTGCATCCTTTTGGTTGAGATGCTTTTGGTTTGCCTGCAGAAAACGCAGCAATAAAAAACAATATTCATCCAAAAGATTGAACCTATAAAAATATTGAAAGTATGAATGCAAATTTAAAAACATTAGGTTTAAGTTTTGCTTGAAATTATGAATTATATACTTGTGAAGAAGATTACACAAGATGAGAGCAATTAATTTTTATAAAAATGTGAGAAAAAGGACTTATTTATAGAAAAAAATCTCCATTGAATTGATGTGAAAAAGATCAAACGGTTTTAGCTAATGAACAAGTAATAAACGGTCTTTGTTGAAGATGCGATGAAAAAGTAGTTCAAAAAGATATGGATCAATATTATTTAAAAATAACCGAATATGCTAAAGAATTACAAAATGATTTAGAAACATTAAAAGATCATTGACCAGATAAAGTGTTAATGATGCAAAAAAACTGAATAAATTACCAAGAGGGCTATAAAGCAGAGTTTTTAGTAAAAGATTTTAATAATAAAATAGATATTTTTGTTGCAAATAAAAATGAACTAGAAAAAATTGATTTTATAGCTATTAACGCAAATCATATTTTAATTGATGAATTGATTTCAAACAAAATTTTAAATAAAATTGATATTGAACAAATTGAAAACATTAAAATGAATGCTAATATGAAAAACTTCGCAGATAAATTATCTTTTAAATTGCCTATAAAAATTTATTTAAAAGATAATAAAAATATTCTTTTTGATGTATATATTACAGATTTTGCTTCTTTAGGCAGCAAAAACAATAGCATTATTATAAACACAAACAAATTACAAAGTTATGAAAAATTTGCGGAATACAATAATATAGAGATAAACAATAAACAACTAGAGTTAAACTTAAATTCTTTAGAAAAAGATGAAAAAATAAATCTTCAAGATTGAGGTATTAGTAGACAAAGATATTGAGGTACACCAATACCAATGATTCATTGTGATAAATGTGGTATAGTTCCAGAAAAAGAAAACAGATTGCCTGTTTTATTACCAAGAAAAGTAGAATTTACGGGTAATGGTAATCCTTTAAATACAAATAAAGAATGAGCAGTTGTAAATTGCCCAAGTTGCAATAATAAAGCCAAAAGAGAGACAGACACATTTGATACATTTTTTGAATCAAGCTGATATTTTTTAAGATATACAACACCTCCTGAATTAAGAGATAAAGTTGTTTTAGATGAAAAATCAATAAAATATTGACAAAATGTTGATGAATATATAGGTGGAATCGAGCACGCTATTTTACATCTATTATATGCTCGTTTTTTCACAAAAGTAATGGCCGATTTAGGATATATCAATTTTAGAGAGCCTTTTAAAAATTTACTAACTCAAGGAATGGTTTTAAAAGATGGCTCAAAAATGTCTAAATCAAAAGGAAATGTTGTTACTCCAAGTGAAATAATTGAAAAATTTGGAGCCGATACAACAAGACTATTTATTTTATTTGCAGCACCGCCTACAAAGGAATTAGAATGATCAAACGAAGGTGTTGAAGGGGCTTATAGATTTATTAAAAGATACTATGAAAAAGCTCAATCTGTAAATTATGAACCATTCTCAGATATTAATTCTATTAAATTAACAAAAATAGAAAAAGAAGCAAGAATGAAACTATATCAAGCTTTAATAAAACAAGATTCTATTTACAATGATAGAAGAAACGAATACGCTTTTAATACATTAATTGCTTTAATGATGGAAATATTAAATATTTATGAAAAAATTAATAATAATAAACTTTTAAATGAATTTTATTATGTTTCTTTGAACATTTTAGAACCTTTTATTCCTCACCTTGCATGAGAATTAAGTGAAAAAATGTTTAATTTAGAAAATCTTAAAGATTTTAATATAGATAAAAAAGCTTTAGAAAATGACGAAGTTACCTATGGTATAACAATAAATGGAAAAGCAAGAGCACAAATTACAGTGCACATTGATAACAATAACAAAGAATTTGTATTAAATTTAGCTAAAGAAGAAGTTTCTAAATGATTAACAAATCAAGAAATAATAAAAGAAATTTTTGTTCCAAATAAACTAATTAATATAGTTGTAAAAGAAAAATAA
- a CDS encoding Mbov_0396 family ICE element transmembrane protein, with the protein MQWLLDNVGYIIYSALWYILVFLPAWILHIVYSTLEFIALKLPIFILFGGYKIDFTSTFFIRFFTIMAISLILVFGIVMYRFFKAQKDKENQLLFKESLKRGFLSGLIMIGIPILIWLMMVFFTIIYQFIKSVLLNSQDNSITSFLFQTLEPSWENTSLGHQDWIAVKNTYLALNFKGYQNLRSSSILLILELCISFLAILWVMLNLFLRIVKIVAFEFIYLLWLPPAVAQGTNDAGETLKKWFTKFFECILSTFIILVVLILFLFLIETTFKQVPLLITDIIGDPKYEVLKDIVSAILSIGILIGMTFGIENMVTRLMFFFNLDQFAQGTNIKLRKKANASNNNNKRSSKSNNQKGIQNDKNVLKKDNLSKTIATKNQKINNKNNNISSNKTSSVMKPWFVKLFDALKGLKKDNVTSKTTKKNKI; encoded by the coding sequence ATGCAATGACTTTTAGATAATGTTGGATATATTATTTATAGCGCTTTATGGTACATTTTAGTGTTTCTACCAGCGTGAATATTACACATAGTCTATTCAACATTAGAATTTATAGCCTTAAAATTACCAATATTTATACTTTTTGGTGGATATAAAATTGATTTTACAAGTACATTTTTTATTAGATTTTTTACCATAATGGCAATAAGTTTAATATTAGTTTTTGGAATTGTTATGTATCGGTTTTTTAAAGCTCAAAAAGATAAAGAAAATCAACTTTTATTTAAAGAATCTTTAAAAAGAGGATTTTTATCTGGCTTGATAATGATTGGAATACCAATTTTAATTTGATTAATGATGGTATTTTTTACAATTATTTATCAATTTATAAAATCTGTTTTATTAAATAGCCAAGATAATTCTATTACTTCATTTTTATTTCAAACATTAGAACCTAGCTGAGAAAATACTTCGCTAGGTCATCAGGATTGAATAGCTGTTAAAAATACTTATTTAGCTTTAAATTTTAAAGGATATCAAAATTTACGTTCAAGTTCTATTTTATTAATTTTAGAGCTATGTATATCATTTTTAGCAATATTATGAGTAATGCTTAATTTATTTTTAAGAATTGTAAAAATAGTGGCTTTCGAATTCATATATTTATTATGATTACCACCAGCAGTCGCACAAGGGACAAATGATGCTGGTGAAACACTTAAAAAATGATTTACAAAGTTTTTTGAATGTATTTTAAGTACTTTTATTATTTTAGTTGTTTTAATATTATTTTTATTTTTAATAGAAACTACCTTTAAACAAGTTCCTTTATTAATAACAGATATTATAGGCGATCCTAAATATGAAGTATTAAAAGATATTGTTTCAGCTATTTTATCGATTGGAATATTGATAGGAATGACTTTTGGGATTGAAAATATGGTAACAAGATTAATGTTCTTTTTTAATTTAGACCAGTTTGCACAAGGAACAAATATAAAACTTCGTAAAAAAGCAAATGCTTCTAATAATAACAATAAAAGAAGTTCTAAGTCGAATAATCAAAAAGGAATTCAAAATGATAAAAATGTTCTTAAAAAAGATAATTTATCAAAAACTATAGCAACAAAAAATCAAAAAATAAATAATAAAAATAATAATATTTCTTCAAATAAAACATCAAGTGTAATGAAGCCTTGATTTGTTAAACTGTTTGACGCATTGAAAGGATTAAAAAAAGATAATGTTACAAGCAAAACCACTAAAAAGAACAAGATTTAA